A genomic region of Acidobacteriota bacterium contains the following coding sequences:
- a CDS encoding DNA-binding protein, whose protein sequence is MELTIPAAAKRLGRDPETVRRWVRSGRLRARKLGTQYFIDPADLPEASGTVPLPDWLRKTVTGEPMPDVVAELRRQRSEH, encoded by the coding sequence ATGGAGTTAACTATCCCTGCCGCGGCGAAGCGGTTGGGCCGTGATCCGGAGACCGTGCGGCGGTGGGTCAGGAGCGGGCGGCTGCGTGCGCGCAAACTCGGGACGCAGTACTTTATTGACCCGGCGGATCTTCCCGAAGCCTCCGGGACTGTTCCGCTTCCCGACTGGCTGCGGAAAACGGTAACAGGCGAGCCGATGCCCGATGTGGTTGCCGAATTGCGGCGGCAAAGATCGGAACATTAA